One genomic region from Amycolatopsis sp. FBCC-B4732 encodes:
- the mmsB gene encoding multiple monosaccharide ABC transporter permease yields MTTTEARPDAPPAERSARRISINPRQSGIYVAFALIVVLFEVLTGGALLEPQNISNIIVQNSYVLILAIGMILVIISGHIDLSAGSVVAMTGAVSAVLMVNWHLPWFWAVLITLVVGAVIGAWQGYWVAYFGIPAFIVTLAGMLAFRALTLTVLGNQGIGPFPDAIRTLSNGFTDGYLGNIGLGPLGGADLVSLLAGVAAVAGIGFTQWRKRSARLGYGQDVDPFPMFILKLAGIAVLVLALVVQLARFKNLPWVLILLAVLVLGYSLVAGKSVFGRHIYAVGGNLQAATLSGVKVKSVTFWIFVNMGVLAALAGIIFAGRLNQAGPTAGVNFELDAIAAAFIGGAAVQGGVGKVVGAITGGLIMAVINNGMSLIGAPSERVMLVKGVVLLAAVAYDIWTKRRAAS; encoded by the coding sequence ATGACCACGACCGAAGCGCGGCCCGACGCGCCCCCGGCCGAGCGCTCCGCCCGGCGGATCTCGATCAACCCGCGCCAGAGCGGCATCTACGTCGCGTTCGCGCTGATCGTGGTCCTGTTCGAGGTGCTCACCGGCGGTGCGCTGCTGGAACCGCAGAACATCTCCAACATCATCGTGCAGAACAGCTACGTACTGATCCTCGCGATCGGGATGATCCTGGTGATCATCTCCGGGCACATCGACCTGTCCGCCGGGTCGGTCGTGGCGATGACCGGCGCGGTCTCGGCGGTGCTGATGGTGAACTGGCACCTGCCGTGGTTCTGGGCGGTGCTGATCACGCTCGTCGTCGGCGCGGTGATCGGCGCGTGGCAGGGCTACTGGGTCGCCTACTTCGGGATCCCGGCGTTCATCGTGACGCTCGCCGGGATGCTGGCGTTCCGGGCGCTGACCCTGACGGTGCTGGGCAACCAGGGCATCGGGCCGTTCCCGGACGCCATCCGCACGCTGTCCAACGGCTTCACCGACGGCTACCTGGGCAACATCGGCCTCGGGCCGCTCGGGGGCGCCGACCTGGTGTCGCTGCTCGCCGGCGTCGCCGCGGTGGCCGGGATCGGGTTCACGCAGTGGCGCAAGCGTTCGGCGCGGCTGGGCTACGGGCAGGACGTCGACCCGTTCCCGATGTTCATCCTCAAGCTCGCCGGGATCGCGGTGCTCGTCCTCGCGCTGGTCGTGCAGCTGGCGCGGTTCAAGAACCTGCCGTGGGTGCTGATCCTGCTGGCGGTGCTGGTGCTCGGCTACTCGCTGGTGGCCGGGAAGTCCGTGTTCGGGCGGCACATCTACGCCGTCGGCGGCAACCTGCAGGCCGCGACGCTCTCGGGCGTCAAGGTCAAGTCGGTGACGTTCTGGATCTTCGTCAACATGGGCGTGCTGGCGGCGCTGGCCGGGATCATCTTCGCGGGCCGGCTCAACCAGGCCGGCCCGACGGCGGGCGTCAACTTCGAGCTGGACGCGATCGCGGCGGCGTTCATTGGCGGCGCGGCGGTGCAGGGCGGCGTCGGCAAGGTGGTCGGCGCGATCACCGGCGGCCTGATCATGGCGGTCATCAACAACGGCATGTCCCTGATCGGTGCGCCGAGCGAGCGGGTGATGCTCGTGAAGGGCGTCGTGCTGCTGGCCGCGGTGGCCTACGACATCTGGACGAAACGCCGCGCGGCTTCCTGA
- the mmsA gene encoding multiple monosaccharide ABC transporter ATP-binding protein, translated as MTELLGMRGITKTFPGVKALSDVTLSVRHGEIHAICGENGAGKSTLMKVLSGVYPHGTYDGEITFDGQRCEFGSVRDSERRGIVIIHQELALCGQLSIAENIFLGNEQHKRGWIDWNRTNHEADALLRRVGLAENATRAVQELGVGKQQLVEIAKALSKEVKLLILDEPTAALNDDDSAHLLDLLRGLRDEGVTCVIISHKLGEVTAIADTVTILRDGRTIETLDAAGLTEERIITGMVGRDLEHRFPPREPDIGEEVLRIEDWTVHSPSQAGRVVVDNASLSLRRGEIVGLAGLMGAGRTELAMSVFGRSYGKDISGRIVKHGKEIDVRSVQDAVRHGIAYATEDRKRYGLNLIEDIQRNVSAAGLGKLAKRGWVNEHAEHDTAARYHRDLRIKAPSVRSVTGKLSGGNQQKVVLAKWIFTDPDVLILDEPTRGIDVGAKFEIYTIINELAAQGKAVLVISSELPELLGLCDRIYALSAGRITGEATREQATQELLMQYMTKERQ; from the coding sequence ATGACCGAACTACTCGGCATGCGCGGGATCACCAAGACCTTCCCCGGGGTCAAGGCGCTGTCCGACGTCACGCTTTCCGTGCGCCACGGGGAGATCCACGCGATCTGCGGGGAGAACGGCGCCGGGAAGTCCACCCTGATGAAGGTGCTCTCGGGCGTCTACCCCCACGGGACCTACGACGGCGAGATCACCTTCGACGGGCAGCGGTGCGAGTTCGGGTCGGTGCGCGACAGCGAACGGCGCGGGATCGTGATCATCCACCAGGAGCTCGCGCTGTGCGGTCAGTTGTCGATCGCGGAGAACATCTTCCTCGGCAACGAACAGCACAAGCGGGGCTGGATCGACTGGAACCGCACCAACCACGAGGCCGACGCGCTCCTGCGGCGCGTCGGCCTCGCCGAAAACGCGACCCGGGCGGTGCAGGAACTCGGCGTCGGCAAGCAGCAGCTCGTCGAAATCGCCAAAGCCCTGTCGAAGGAGGTGAAGCTGCTCATCCTCGACGAGCCCACCGCGGCGCTCAACGACGACGACTCGGCCCACCTGCTCGACCTGCTGCGCGGGCTGCGCGACGAGGGCGTGACCTGCGTGATCATCTCGCACAAGCTGGGCGAGGTGACCGCGATCGCCGACACCGTCACGATCCTGCGCGACGGCCGCACCATCGAGACGCTGGACGCGGCCGGGCTGACCGAAGAGCGGATCATCACCGGGATGGTCGGGCGCGACCTCGAGCACCGCTTCCCGCCCCGGGAGCCGGACATCGGCGAAGAGGTGCTGCGGATCGAGGACTGGACCGTGCACAGCCCGAGCCAGGCCGGGCGCGTCGTCGTCGACAACGCGTCGCTTTCCCTGCGGCGCGGGGAGATCGTCGGGCTGGCCGGGCTGATGGGCGCGGGCCGCACCGAGCTCGCGATGAGCGTGTTCGGCCGGTCCTACGGCAAGGACATCTCCGGGCGGATCGTCAAGCACGGGAAGGAGATCGACGTCCGGTCGGTGCAGGACGCCGTCCGCCACGGCATCGCCTACGCCACCGAGGACCGGAAGCGCTACGGGCTCAACCTGATCGAGGACATCCAGCGCAACGTGTCCGCGGCCGGGCTGGGCAAGCTGGCGAAGCGGGGGTGGGTGAACGAGCACGCCGAGCACGACACGGCCGCCCGATACCACCGCGACCTGCGGATCAAGGCGCCGTCCGTGCGCAGCGTGACCGGGAAGCTCTCCGGCGGCAACCAGCAGAAGGTCGTGCTGGCCAAGTGGATCTTCACCGACCCGGACGTGCTGATCCTCGACGAGCCGACCCGCGGCATCGACGTCGGCGCGAAGTTCGAGATCTACACGATCATCAACGAACTGGCCGCCCAGGGGAAGGCCGTCCTGGTCATCTCCTCCGAGCTGCCGGAACTGCTCGGGCTCTGCGACCGGATCTACGCGCTCTCGGCGGGGCGCATCACCGGCGAGGCGACCCGCGAACAAGCCACCCAGGAACTGCTCATGCAGTACATGACCAAGGAACGGCAATGA
- the chvE gene encoding multiple monosaccharide ABC transporter substrate-binding protein produces MKFTRGIAALAAAGLALTLSACGSSQKTADQAAPAGTASAAGALVGVTMPTKSSERWIHDGDNIKSALEKLGYKVDLQYAENDIPTQVNQIENQITKGAKLLVVASIDGTAITTQLQEAADKKIPVIAYDRLIRNSPNVDYYATFDNFKVGVEQANSLVKGLGTGPGPFNIELFAGSPDDNNATFFFNGAMSVLKPLMDSGKLVVKSGQTDFARAAILRWDPATAQRRMEDLLTKTYTGGAKVAGVLSPYDGLSIGILSALKSNGYGTAGQPYAIVTGQDAEVASVKSIIAGEQYSTVFKDTRILADTTVKMADAVLKGGKPEVNNTTDYDNGKKVVPSFLLQPVTVDKANYQKELVDSGYYTAGQLK; encoded by the coding sequence ATGAAGTTCACCAGAGGAATCGCGGCGCTCGCGGCCGCGGGACTCGCGTTGACGCTCTCCGCGTGCGGGTCGAGCCAGAAGACCGCCGACCAGGCGGCGCCGGCCGGCACCGCGAGCGCGGCGGGCGCGCTGGTCGGCGTCACCATGCCGACGAAGTCGTCGGAGCGGTGGATCCACGACGGCGACAACATCAAGTCGGCGCTGGAGAAGCTCGGGTACAAGGTCGACCTGCAGTACGCCGAGAACGACATCCCGACCCAGGTGAACCAGATCGAGAACCAGATCACCAAGGGCGCGAAGCTCCTGGTCGTCGCCTCGATCGACGGCACCGCCATCACCACCCAGCTGCAGGAGGCGGCGGACAAGAAGATCCCGGTCATCGCCTACGACCGGCTGATCCGCAACTCGCCCAACGTCGACTACTACGCCACCTTCGACAACTTCAAGGTCGGCGTCGAGCAGGCGAACTCGCTGGTCAAGGGCCTGGGCACCGGCCCGGGACCGTTCAACATCGAGCTGTTCGCCGGCTCGCCGGACGACAACAACGCCACGTTCTTCTTCAACGGCGCGATGTCCGTGCTCAAGCCGCTGATGGACAGCGGCAAGCTGGTCGTCAAGAGCGGGCAGACCGACTTCGCCCGCGCGGCCATCCTGCGCTGGGACCCGGCCACCGCGCAGCGGCGCATGGAGGACCTGCTCACCAAGACCTACACCGGCGGCGCGAAGGTCGCGGGCGTGCTTTCGCCGTACGACGGCCTGTCGATCGGCATCCTGTCGGCGCTGAAGAGCAACGGCTACGGCACCGCCGGCCAGCCGTACGCGATCGTCACCGGGCAGGACGCCGAGGTCGCCTCGGTCAAGTCCATCATCGCCGGTGAGCAGTACTCGACGGTCTTCAAGGACACCCGCATCCTCGCCGACACCACGGTGAAGATGGCCGACGCGGTGCTCAAGGGCGGCAAGCCCGAGGTCAACAACACCACCGACTACGACAACGGCAAGAAGGTCGTCCCGTCCTTCCTGCTGCAGCCGGTCACCGTGGACAAGGCCAACTACCAGAAGGAGCTCGTGGACTCCGGCTACTACACGGCAGGTCAGCTGAAATGA
- the araA gene encoding L-arabinose isomerase: MTRASKPQLWFLTGSQALYGEETLEQVAGQSLRIQQLLAASGGLPAEIVGKPVLTESASIRRVLQEANADASCVGVIAWMHTFSPAKMWITGLDALRKPLLHLHTQLNEALPWSTIDMDFMNLNQAAHGDREFGFIQTRLGVPRKTVAGHVGDPAVVARIDAWARAAIGADHLRNLRLARFGDNMRDVAVTEGDKVEAELRFGVSVNTYGVNDLVEVVDAVSEKDTVDSLVAQYAQDYNVVADLAAGGARHESLRYAAKIEAGLRKFLTDGGFGAFTTNFEDLGGLRQLPGLAVQRLMADGYGFGGEGDWKTSALLAAVKAMGVGADRGTSFMEDYTYHFGPGTPKILGAHMLEVCPSIAAEKPSCEIHALGIGGREDPVRLVFDARPGPGVTLGLVDLGDRFRLVANEIEVVAPDEPLPNLPVARAVWEPAPSLSTSAESWITAGGPHHTVLTQAVSTESLRDFANLLGVELLVIDKDTTPHGFADRIRWNQAYHRLAQGF, encoded by the coding sequence ATGACCCGCGCGTCGAAACCCCAGCTCTGGTTCCTCACCGGGAGCCAGGCCCTCTACGGCGAGGAGACCCTCGAACAGGTCGCCGGCCAGTCCCTGCGCATCCAGCAGCTGCTGGCCGCCTCCGGCGGGCTCCCGGCCGAGATCGTCGGCAAGCCGGTGCTCACCGAGTCCGCGTCCATCCGGCGCGTGCTGCAGGAAGCCAACGCCGACGCGTCCTGCGTCGGCGTGATCGCGTGGATGCACACGTTCTCGCCCGCGAAGATGTGGATCACCGGGCTGGACGCGCTGCGCAAGCCGCTGCTGCACCTGCACACCCAGCTCAACGAAGCCCTGCCGTGGTCGACCATCGACATGGACTTCATGAACCTCAACCAGGCCGCCCACGGCGACCGCGAGTTCGGGTTCATCCAGACGCGCCTGGGCGTGCCGCGCAAGACGGTCGCCGGGCACGTCGGCGACCCGGCCGTGGTCGCGCGGATCGACGCGTGGGCGCGGGCCGCGATCGGCGCCGACCACCTGCGGAACCTGCGGCTGGCCCGGTTCGGCGACAACATGCGCGACGTCGCCGTCACCGAAGGGGACAAGGTCGAGGCGGAGCTGCGGTTCGGCGTCTCGGTGAACACCTACGGCGTCAACGACCTGGTCGAGGTCGTGGACGCCGTGTCCGAAAAGGACACAGTGGACTCCCTCGTGGCGCAGTACGCGCAGGATTACAACGTTGTCGCCGACTTGGCGGCCGGGGGAGCGCGGCACGAGTCGCTGCGGTACGCGGCGAAGATCGAGGCCGGGCTGCGGAAGTTCCTCACCGACGGCGGGTTCGGCGCGTTCACCACGAACTTCGAGGACCTCGGCGGCCTGCGCCAGCTGCCCGGCCTGGCCGTCCAGCGGCTGATGGCCGACGGCTACGGCTTCGGCGGCGAGGGCGACTGGAAGACCTCGGCGCTGCTCGCCGCGGTCAAGGCGATGGGCGTCGGCGCCGACCGCGGCACGTCGTTCATGGAGGACTACACCTACCACTTCGGGCCGGGCACGCCGAAGATCCTCGGCGCCCACATGCTCGAGGTCTGCCCGAGCATCGCCGCCGAGAAGCCGTCGTGCGAGATCCACGCGCTCGGCATCGGCGGCCGCGAGGACCCGGTCCGGCTGGTCTTCGACGCCCGGCCCGGGCCCGGCGTCACGCTCGGCCTGGTCGACCTCGGCGACCGGTTCCGCCTGGTGGCCAACGAGATCGAGGTCGTCGCGCCGGACGAGCCGCTGCCGAACCTGCCGGTGGCGCGGGCGGTCTGGGAGCCGGCGCCGTCGCTGTCGACCTCCGCGGAGTCGTGGATCACCGCCGGCGGCCCGCACCACACCGTTCTCACCCAGGCCGTCAGCACCGAATCCCTTCGCGACTTCGCGAACCTGCTCGGCGTCGAGCTGCTGGTGATCGACAAAGACACCACGCCGCACGGCTTCGCCGACCGCATCCGCTGGAACCAGGCGTACCACCGCCTCGCCCAGGGTTTCTGA
- a CDS encoding L-ribulose-5-phosphate 4-epimerase, whose translation MSLTDEVLDTVAELRETVANLHGELTRNALVIWTAGNVSARVPGRELMVIKPSGVSYDDLSADTMVVTDLHGELVHGELAPSSDTAAHAYVYRHMPEIGGVVHTHSTYATAWAARGQPIPCVLTMIADEFGGEVPVGPFALIGDDSIGRGIVETLRASRSPAVLMRNHGPFTVGRTARDAVKAAVMVEDVARTVHKAFELGTPEPLPPEDVDRLYARYQNVYGQH comes from the coding sequence ATGTCCCTGACCGACGAGGTTCTCGACACCGTCGCGGAACTGCGGGAGACCGTGGCGAACCTCCACGGCGAGCTGACCCGCAACGCGCTGGTCATCTGGACCGCGGGCAACGTCTCGGCCCGCGTGCCCGGCCGCGAGCTGATGGTCATCAAGCCTTCGGGGGTGTCCTACGACGACCTGTCCGCCGACACCATGGTCGTCACCGACCTCCACGGCGAGCTGGTGCACGGCGAGCTCGCGCCGTCGTCGGACACCGCCGCGCACGCCTACGTCTACCGGCACATGCCCGAGATCGGCGGCGTCGTCCACACGCACTCGACCTACGCCACGGCGTGGGCCGCCCGCGGCCAGCCGATCCCGTGCGTGCTCACGATGATCGCCGACGAGTTCGGCGGCGAGGTGCCGGTCGGGCCGTTTGCCCTGATCGGCGACGACTCCATCGGCCGCGGCATCGTCGAAACGCTTCGCGCCAGCCGCTCGCCGGCCGTGCTGATGCGCAACCACGGCCCGTTCACCGTCGGCCGCACCGCCCGCGACGCCGTCAAGGCGGCGGTGATGGTCGAGGACGTGGCCCGCACCGTGCACAAGGCCTTCGAGCTGGGCACGCCCGAACCCCTGCCGCCGGAGGACGTCGACCGGCTCTACGCCCGGTACCAGAACGTCTACGGCCAGCACTGA
- the araB gene encoding ribulokinase, with amino-acid sequence MGEPLTVGVDFGTLSGRAVVVRVADGAELGSAVFEYPHGVLDETLPATGRALPPDWALQVPADYVGVLRTAVPAALTAAGADPADVIGIATDFTACTMVPTTADGTPLCELPEFAGDPHAYVKLWKHHAAQPQADRINELARTRGEKWLPRYGGLISSEWEFAKGLQVFEEAPEVYGAMRHWVEAADWIVWQLAGVYVRNACTAGYKGILQDGQYPSRDFLRELAPGFESFVADKLEHPLGELGSRAGSLTAEAAAWTGLPEGIAVAVGNVDAHVTAPAANAVEPGQMVAIMGTSTCHVMNGAELREVPGMCGVVEGGIVPGLWGYEAGQSGVGDIFGWFTGHFAREGHDELTRLAAQQEIGEHGLVALDWHSGNRSVLVDHELSGVIVGQTLATRPEDVYRALLEATAFGTRKIIETFGEAGVPVTELIIAGGLVKNALLMQIYADVTNLPLSVIGSEQGPALGSAMHAAVAAGAHADIRAAAEAMGSVRRAVYQPVPAHVAAYDELYAEYTTLHDYFGRGGNDVMHRLAARRRAVSRAVAEGRS; translated from the coding sequence GTGGGAGAACCACTAACCGTCGGCGTCGACTTCGGCACGCTGTCGGGCCGCGCGGTGGTCGTGCGCGTGGCGGACGGGGCCGAGCTGGGCAGCGCGGTCTTCGAGTACCCGCACGGCGTGCTCGACGAGACGCTGCCGGCCACCGGCCGCGCGCTGCCGCCGGACTGGGCGCTGCAGGTGCCCGCGGACTACGTCGGGGTGCTCCGCACCGCCGTCCCGGCCGCGCTCACCGCGGCAGGGGCGGACCCGGCCGACGTCATCGGCATCGCCACCGACTTCACCGCCTGCACGATGGTGCCGACGACCGCGGACGGCACGCCGCTGTGCGAACTGCCCGAGTTCGCCGGCGACCCGCACGCCTACGTCAAGCTGTGGAAGCACCACGCGGCCCAGCCGCAGGCGGACCGGATCAACGAGCTGGCCCGCACCCGCGGCGAGAAGTGGCTGCCGCGCTACGGCGGGCTGATCTCCTCGGAATGGGAGTTCGCCAAGGGACTCCAGGTGTTCGAAGAGGCGCCCGAGGTCTACGGCGCCATGCGGCACTGGGTCGAAGCGGCCGACTGGATCGTCTGGCAGCTCGCCGGGGTCTACGTCCGCAACGCCTGCACCGCCGGGTACAAGGGCATCCTCCAGGACGGCCAGTACCCGAGCCGCGACTTCCTCCGCGAGCTGGCGCCGGGCTTCGAGTCCTTCGTCGCCGACAAGCTGGAGCACCCGCTGGGCGAGCTGGGCTCCCGGGCGGGGTCGCTGACGGCGGAGGCGGCGGCGTGGACGGGGCTGCCGGAGGGCATCGCGGTCGCCGTCGGCAACGTTGACGCCCACGTCACCGCGCCCGCCGCGAACGCCGTCGAACCCGGGCAGATGGTCGCGATCATGGGCACCTCGACCTGCCACGTCATGAACGGCGCCGAACTGCGCGAGGTCCCCGGGATGTGCGGGGTCGTCGAAGGCGGCATCGTCCCCGGGCTCTGGGGCTACGAAGCCGGGCAGAGCGGCGTGGGCGACATCTTCGGCTGGTTCACCGGGCACTTCGCCCGCGAGGGGCACGACGAGCTCACCCGGCTGGCCGCCCAGCAGGAGATCGGCGAACACGGCCTGGTCGCCCTCGACTGGCACAGCGGAAACCGGTCGGTGCTCGTCGACCACGAGCTGTCCGGCGTGATCGTCGGCCAGACCCTCGCCACCCGCCCCGAAGACGTCTACCGCGCGCTGCTCGAGGCGACCGCGTTCGGCACCCGCAAGATCATCGAGACGTTCGGCGAGGCCGGCGTCCCGGTCACCGAGCTGATCATCGCGGGCGGCCTGGTCAAGAACGCGCTGCTCATGCAGATCTACGCCGACGTCACCAACCTCCCGCTGTCGGTGATCGGCTCCGAGCAGGGCCCCGCGCTCGGGTCGGCCATGCACGCGGCCGTCGCCGCCGGCGCCCACGCCGACATCCGCGCGGCCGCGGAGGCGATGGGTTCGGTGCGCCGCGCGGTGTACCAGCCGGTCCCCGCCCACGTCGCCGCCTACGACGAGCTGTACGCCGAGTACACGACGCTGCACGACTACTTCGGCCGCGGCGGCAACGATGTCATGCACCGCCTCGCGGCCCGCCGCCGCGCCGTTTCCCGAGCTGTCGCGGAAGGACGGTCCTGA